A region of Deinococcus rubellus DNA encodes the following proteins:
- a CDS encoding RNA-binding S4 domain-containing protein, whose amino-acid sequence MNDIPEPAALGTIDLQDFLKLKGLVDTGGEAKFRVQNGEVKLNGEIETRRRKKLQRGDVVEIHGVAHPVEW is encoded by the coding sequence ATGAACGATATCCCTGAACCTGCCGCGCTGGGCACCATCGACCTGCAAGACTTCCTGAAGCTCAAAGGGCTGGTGGACACCGGGGGCGAGGCCAAATTCCGCGTCCAGAACGGTGAGGTCAAACTCAACGGCGAGATCGAGACGCGCCGCCGCAAGAAACTCCAGCGCGGCGACGTGGTCGAGATCCACGGCGTGGCCCACCCAGTGGAGTGGTGA
- a CDS encoding HepT-like ribonuclease domain-containing protein, which yields MTGPNFKEIRPDLATVLSLIREREGEWRNLGVTRVRVFGSVARQEAGAESDVDVLLDLAPEAGLLTLARAREFFERLLGHRTDAVTEAALKPPLKREVLLDSVDALEPQLHPPCAGRKRWKWRLSELSADIDALRRITAGQTLESFRTDPLRFDAALLRLLRIGEGTKYLPQHLQDLHPEVPWATLRDVRNMVAHDYFGLDPALVWVSATREFPALRPVLEQLTRAGED from the coding sequence ATGACCGGGCCGAACTTCAAAGAAATTCGTCCAGACCTCGCCACCGTCCTGAGCCTGATCCGCGAGCGGGAGGGAGAGTGGCGCAATCTGGGCGTGACGCGGGTGCGGGTCTTCGGCTCGGTGGCGCGCCAGGAAGCTGGGGCCGAGTCGGACGTGGACGTGCTGCTCGACCTTGCGCCGGAAGCCGGGCTGCTGACGCTGGCACGCGCCCGCGAGTTTTTCGAGCGGTTACTGGGCCACCGCACCGACGCCGTGACCGAAGCGGCCCTCAAGCCGCCACTGAAGCGCGAAGTGCTGCTTGACAGCGTGGACGCGCTGGAGCCGCAACTCCACCCGCCCTGCGCTGGCCGCAAGCGGTGGAAGTGGCGGCTCTCCGAACTGAGCGCCGACATTGACGCCCTGCGCCGGATCACCGCCGGGCAGACGCTGGAGAGCTTCCGAACCGACCCGCTGCGCTTTGACGCCGCGCTGCTGCGGCTGCTGCGCATCGGGGAGGGCACCAAGTACCTGCCCCAGCACCTGCAAGACCTCCACCCCGAGGTGCCCTGGGCCACCCTGCGCGACGTGCGGAACATGGTGGCCCACGACTATTTTGGCCTTGATCCGGCACTGGTGTGGGTCAGCGCCACCCGCGAGTTCCCGGCGCTGCGGCCTGTGCTGGAGCAACTGACCCGGGCGGGCGAGGACTGA
- a CDS encoding insulinase family protein codes for MTISASSDLTASLPRVGERLGRYTVERVEALPDTAATYVELRHDLGSRHIHIARADENAAFAVTFPTVPKDSTGVPHILEHIALMGSKRYPVSDPFFAMIPRSLNTFMNAMTAADWTTYLFSTRNPQDFGNLLGIYLDAAFFPRLSRFSFLRDGHRFENADPADPKSELKMQGVVYNEMKGAMASPGMVMYKALGKALYPDLTYANNSGGEPANIPDLTHDDLKAFHAAHYHPSNAFFYSYGQMPLTDLLNTIETDVMSQFGPNELDVQIPDQPNFESPRREEVRYPSTDIERGAQVVVAWKVTPTYQAYDNLKWSVLSEVLLGNPAAPLYKPLIDSGLGSALADGSGYHDNFREAAFGAGLKGLSAGNAPKVEALVLETLAQIEREGLDDALIDSALHQFEIAQREVSNAGTPYALKLLFAVVNPWLYGGDPVASLNLATELDKLSAERKAGRVFEPMIREWLLENPHRVTLTLTPDPAMQDQQAEAERAMVTRLGANLTDADRAAIVEDALALQNAPADDHSLLPSLGLNDVTLSVPRPSYSHEQQPSADLYRAAQPTGGLVYLDVQLPLPELSQDQLDLLPFYAYAVTRNGAAGLDEVALARRIEAVTGGISASAGKGSSPDDLDAVRISLTFSGKALSRNKGALVELLKGVIAEPKFSDERLSQLVNQRVAGMRSGIVGNGSAYASTLAGAQISPLEALDERQGGFTAFKRLQAWQAEGHWAELRARLEALTAVILAARARIAVSATESDLDLDLAPLADLFSGAARQTYTPALAPRIPQARTADTPVAYNAVAFASVPFVHADSPALLALSKLLRTEYLLKELREKGGAYGGSASFDPRSGVFSMSSYRDPHIGRTFEVFAGVADFLGGELSQRELTEALLSASRQLDPLLSADSLARSRIFSDLAGFSADLQEDYKARLMRVTLDDLRRVQATYLTPPQATYATLSGRDPNPETAAQGLTFEVQSI; via the coding sequence ATGACCATTTCAGCTTCAAGTGACCTGACCGCTTCTCTCCCGCGCGTGGGCGAGCGCCTGGGCCGCTACACCGTCGAGCGCGTAGAAGCGCTGCCCGACACCGCCGCGACGTATGTGGAGCTGCGCCACGACCTCGGCAGCCGCCACATCCATATCGCACGTGCCGACGAGAACGCCGCTTTCGCCGTGACCTTTCCCACCGTGCCCAAAGACAGCACCGGCGTGCCGCACATCCTGGAGCACATCGCCCTGATGGGATCGAAGCGCTACCCGGTCTCGGACCCGTTCTTCGCCATGATCCCGCGCTCGCTCAACACCTTCATGAACGCCATGACGGCAGCGGACTGGACGACCTACCTGTTCTCGACGCGCAATCCGCAGGACTTCGGCAACCTGCTGGGCATCTACCTCGACGCCGCCTTCTTCCCGCGCCTGAGCCGTTTCAGCTTTCTGCGCGACGGCCACCGCTTCGAGAATGCCGATCCCGCCGACCCGAAGAGCGAACTGAAGATGCAGGGTGTCGTCTACAACGAGATGAAGGGCGCGATGGCCAGCCCCGGCATGGTGATGTACAAAGCACTCGGCAAGGCCCTCTACCCCGATCTGACCTACGCCAACAACTCCGGCGGCGAACCGGCCAACATCCCCGACCTGACCCACGACGACCTCAAGGCCTTCCACGCGGCGCACTACCACCCGTCCAACGCCTTTTTCTACAGCTACGGGCAGATGCCGCTCACCGATCTGCTGAATACCATCGAGACGGACGTGATGAGTCAGTTCGGGCCCAACGAACTCGACGTGCAGATTCCCGACCAGCCGAACTTCGAGTCGCCGCGCCGCGAGGAAGTGCGCTACCCGTCCACCGACATCGAGCGCGGCGCGCAGGTGGTGGTGGCCTGGAAAGTCACGCCGACCTACCAGGCCTACGACAACCTCAAGTGGAGCGTGCTGAGCGAGGTGCTGCTGGGCAACCCGGCGGCCCCGCTCTACAAACCGCTGATCGATTCGGGGCTGGGCAGCGCCCTGGCCGACGGCAGCGGCTACCACGACAACTTCCGCGAGGCGGCCTTCGGGGCGGGCCTCAAGGGGCTGAGCGCCGGGAACGCGCCCAAAGTGGAGGCGCTGGTGCTGGAGACCCTGGCGCAGATCGAACGCGAGGGCTTAGATGACGCCCTGATCGACAGCGCCCTGCACCAGTTCGAGATCGCCCAGCGCGAGGTGAGCAACGCGGGCACGCCCTACGCCCTGAAGCTGCTGTTCGCGGTGGTCAATCCGTGGCTCTACGGCGGCGACCCGGTGGCGAGCCTCAATCTGGCCACCGAATTGGATAAGTTGAGTGCCGAGCGCAAGGCGGGCCGGGTCTTCGAGCCGATGATCCGTGAGTGGCTATTGGAGAACCCGCACCGGGTCACCCTGACCCTGACGCCCGACCCAGCCATGCAGGACCAGCAGGCCGAGGCCGAGCGGGCAATGGTGACCCGTCTCGGCGCGAACCTGACCGACGCAGACCGCGCCGCCATCGTCGAGGACGCCCTGGCGCTGCAAAACGCCCCGGCGGACGACCACTCGCTGCTGCCCAGCCTGGGCCTGAACGATGTGACCCTCAGCGTGCCGCGCCCCAGCTACAGCCACGAACAGCAGCCCAGCGCCGACCTCTACCGCGCGGCCCAGCCCACTGGGGGCCTGGTCTACCTGGACGTGCAACTGCCGCTGCCGGAGCTGAGCCAGGACCAACTCGACCTGCTGCCCTTCTACGCCTACGCGGTGACCCGGAACGGCGCGGCAGGCCTGGACGAGGTGGCGCTGGCCCGCCGCATCGAGGCCGTGACCGGCGGCATCAGCGCCTCGGCGGGCAAGGGCAGCAGCCCGGACGACCTGGACGCCGTTCGCATCAGCCTGACCTTCAGCGGCAAGGCGCTCTCGCGCAACAAAGGTGCGCTGGTCGAGCTGCTCAAGGGCGTGATCGCCGAGCCGAAATTCAGCGACGAGCGCCTCTCGCAACTGGTCAACCAGCGGGTCGCGGGCATGCGCTCGGGGATCGTCGGCAACGGCTCGGCCTACGCCTCTACTCTGGCCGGGGCGCAGATCAGCCCACTGGAAGCACTGGATGAGCGCCAGGGCGGATTTACCGCCTTCAAAAGATTGCAGGCGTGGCAGGCCGAGGGCCACTGGGCCGAGCTGCGCGCCCGCCTGGAAGCACTGACCGCCGTGATCCTGGCCGCCCGCGCCCGGATTGCCGTGAGCGCCACCGAAAGCGACCTTGACCTCGACCTCGCGCCGCTGGCAGACCTCTTCAGCGGCGCGGCCCGGCAAACCTACACCCCGGCGCTGGCCCCGCGTATCCCGCAGGCGCGCACCGCCGATACGCCAGTGGCCTACAACGCTGTGGCGTTTGCCAGCGTGCCGTTCGTTCACGCCGACAGCCCGGCGCTGCTGGCGCTCAGCAAGTTGCTGAGAACCGAGTATCTGCTCAAGGAGCTGCGCGAGAAGGGTGGGGCCTACGGCGGCAGCGCCTCGTTCGACCCGCGCAGCGGCGTGTTCAGCATGAGCAGCTACCGCGACCCGCACATCGGGCGCACCTTCGAGGTGTTTGCCGGAGTGGCCGACTTCCTGGGCGGCGAGCTGAGCCAGCGCGAGCTGACCGAGGCGCTACTGAGCGCCAGTCGTCAGCTCGACCCGCTGCTGAGCGCCGACAGCCTGGCCCGCAGCCGCATCTTCTCCGATCTGGCAGGCTTCAGCGCCGACCTTCAGGAAGACTACAAGGCCCGCCTGATGCGGGTGACGCTGGACGACCTGCGGCGGGTGCAGGCCACCTACCTCACGCCCCCGCAGGCCACCTACGCCACCCTGTCAGGCCGCGATCCCAATCCCGAGACGGCAGCGCAGGGCCTGACTTTCGAGGTGCAGAGCATCTGA
- a CDS encoding YcjF family protein, which yields MLPLLKQVLDNFNFDIDPDKSREENGEDVIRNAALLTGAVAVEPLPFADLLLITPLQIKMVLHVGKIHGFEISAERAREIIQELGATIAYGMLARQVMRGLAKLALPVIGGLITAPAVYGWTYALGRLSEQYFEQKRLGLPFDQHQRSQVVQEARKKTKNILPTASDFSDLASELRRRAEERSKATPDSDKTVDAAPVDLTKDKGSDRPPDRTKLN from the coding sequence ATGCTCCCGCTTCTCAAGCAGGTTCTCGACAACTTCAACTTTGACATTGACCCCGACAAATCCCGCGAGGAAAACGGCGAGGACGTGATTCGCAACGCCGCCCTGCTGACCGGGGCGGTGGCTGTGGAGCCGCTACCGTTTGCCGATTTGCTTTTGATCACGCCGCTGCAAATCAAGATGGTGCTGCACGTCGGCAAGATTCACGGCTTCGAGATCAGCGCCGAGCGCGCCCGCGAGATCATCCAGGAACTCGGTGCGACGATTGCCTACGGCATGCTGGCCCGCCAGGTCATGCGCGGGCTGGCCAAGCTGGCCCTGCCGGTGATTGGCGGCCTGATCACCGCGCCCGCCGTCTACGGCTGGACCTACGCGCTGGGCAGACTGTCCGAGCAGTATTTCGAGCAAAAGCGCCTGGGCCTGCCGTTCGACCAGCACCAGCGCTCGCAGGTGGTGCAGGAAGCCAGGAAGAAGACCAAGAACATCCTGCCCACCGCCAGCGATTTCTCGGATCTCGCCTCGGAGTTGCGCCGCCGCGCCGAGGAGCGCAGCAAGGCCACGCCTGACAGCGACAAGACGGTGGACGCCGCACCGGTCGACCTGACCAAAGACAAGGGCAGTGACCGCCCGCCGGACCGGACGAAGCTGAACTGA
- a CDS encoding HD-GYP domain-containing protein: MNSEISPTTFPPALLDSRDLTAQNVLTLIHIALEAADLGAGVVPTLDTLISHTAAVGAAYFQIGAQVAPQLGTQPGLVQPTPLIYQVRAAAGELPDTPGMQAIAAHGLPADTPLMQALYSRRTPMFFDDVAKQPQTAGFAELGVASLAAAPVLGMRGELLGAFLMHTFVAHAWNEEEVRLFSSVVGTIAALTARLAAEEQVTSAREAALRALGLALETRDRETQGHTDRVTLMASQLAAQFKLSHTEAQALRWGAYLHDIGKIAIADSILHKPGKLSEEEFALMRDHAVFGHNFASALGFLPPASLAVVAQHHERWDGQGYPGGLRGEEIHLLARIFALCDVYDALVSVRPYKPAWTPEEACAEIARQSGRHFDPQVTAAFFELLAAQTMAAASD; the protein is encoded by the coding sequence ATGAACTCTGAAATCAGTCCGACCACCTTTCCTCCTGCACTGCTGGATAGCCGCGATTTGACGGCCCAGAACGTACTCACCCTGATTCACATCGCCCTGGAGGCCGCAGACCTGGGAGCAGGGGTGGTGCCGACGCTCGACACCCTGATCAGCCACACGGCGGCGGTGGGCGCGGCGTACTTCCAGATCGGCGCGCAGGTCGCTCCGCAGCTTGGTACCCAACCCGGACTGGTCCAGCCCACGCCACTGATCTATCAGGTGCGGGCGGCAGCGGGTGAGTTGCCCGACACGCCGGGCATGCAGGCCATTGCCGCTCACGGTCTGCCCGCCGACACGCCGCTGATGCAGGCGCTCTATAGCCGCCGCACGCCGATGTTCTTCGACGACGTGGCCAAGCAGCCGCAGACGGCGGGCTTTGCCGAGCTGGGGGTCGCCAGCCTGGCGGCTGCCCCGGTGCTGGGCATGCGCGGCGAACTGCTGGGAGCCTTCCTGATGCATACTTTCGTGGCCCATGCCTGGAACGAGGAGGAGGTGCGGCTCTTCAGCAGCGTGGTGGGGACCATCGCCGCGCTGACGGCCCGGCTGGCTGCCGAGGAGCAGGTGACCTCGGCCCGCGAGGCGGCGCTGCGGGCGCTGGGGCTGGCGCTCGAAACCCGTGACCGCGAAACCCAGGGCCACACCGACCGGGTGACGCTGATGGCCAGCCAGCTCGCCGCGCAGTTCAAGCTCAGTCATACCGAGGCCCAGGCGCTGCGCTGGGGCGCGTACCTGCATGACATCGGCAAGATCGCCATCGCCGACTCGATTCTGCACAAGCCTGGCAAGCTCAGCGAGGAAGAATTCGCGTTAATGCGCGACCACGCTGTATTCGGTCACAACTTTGCCAGCGCGCTGGGCTTCTTGCCGCCCGCTTCTCTGGCGGTGGTGGCCCAGCACCACGAGCGGTGGGACGGCCAGGGCTATCCCGGTGGCCTGCGCGGCGAGGAGATTCACCTGCTGGCGCGCATTTTCGCTCTGTGCGACGTGTACGACGCCCTCGTCAGCGTGCGGCCCTACAAGCCTGCCTGGACGCCCGAGGAAGCCTGCGCCGAGATCGCCCGCCAGTCGGGCAGGCACTTCGACCCGCAGGTGACGGCGGCCTTCTTCGAGCTACTCGCGGCCCAGACGATGGCGGCGGCGAGCGACTGA
- a CDS encoding putative Ig domain-containing protein, with translation MNRLFPALVGATLLLSACGSGSTPSATPTSSRDLLGFSSASLGTAYVGESYSGSVAPLGGTGPYSVRLTSGTLPDGLKFSGGSSASISGTPTATGSATFSLEVVDANLSVKSQTFNLSVAELPPLDFVPKLPGGELRGETRIPLNVQGPRGVRAAHFTWVLPDNAQVTGVQSLGGTDAGRPIVFWKQSGHNLILDFGFRLPPKNASQVAMISLKPSNNQPLTLVPVASGSTSFVLALDGAGKVLREVKPQEVKPPNAAGPAIQQPVSPVPAASDSAAPAPQTSPDKAADPAKPADPVKAEPAPTAPAVPDPVAQPPGDTAPPVTGPSKADPVNPEPAIPDLAPTDPAPTDPVPVDPAPVKTDPATSGDGK, from the coding sequence ATGAACCGACTGTTTCCCGCCCTCGTCGGGGCGACGCTGCTCCTGAGTGCCTGCGGCAGCGGCAGCACGCCGAGCGCCACGCCAACCTCCAGCCGAGATCTGCTGGGTTTCAGCAGCGCGTCGCTGGGCACCGCCTATGTGGGCGAGAGCTACAGCGGCAGCGTCGCGCCATTGGGCGGCACCGGCCCCTACAGCGTGCGCCTCACCAGCGGCACGCTGCCTGACGGCCTCAAATTCTCGGGCGGCAGCAGCGCCAGCATCAGCGGCACGCCGACAGCCACCGGCAGCGCCACCTTCAGTCTGGAAGTCGTCGACGCCAACCTCAGTGTCAAGTCCCAGACGTTTAACCTGTCGGTGGCCGAACTGCCGCCGCTCGATTTCGTGCCCAAGCTGCCCGGCGGCGAGCTGCGCGGCGAGACCCGCATTCCGCTGAATGTCCAGGGACCGCGCGGGGTGCGGGCTGCCCACTTCACCTGGGTCTTGCCCGACAACGCCCAGGTGACCGGTGTGCAGTCGCTTGGCGGCACCGACGCGGGCCGCCCCATCGTGTTCTGGAAGCAGAGCGGGCACAACCTGATCCTCGATTTCGGCTTCCGGCTGCCGCCCAAGAACGCCTCCCAGGTCGCCATGATCAGCCTCAAGCCGTCCAACAACCAGCCGCTGACGCTGGTCCCGGTCGCCTCCGGCTCGACCAGCTTCGTGCTGGCTCTGGACGGCGCAGGCAAGGTGCTGCGCGAGGTCAAGCCGCAGGAAGTCAAACCGCCGAACGCAGCGGGTCCGGCAATACAGCAGCCGGTCAGTCCGGTTCCCGCTGCAAGTGACAGCGCCGCGCCCGCTCCGCAGACCAGCCCGGACAAGGCGGCGGACCCGGCCAAGCCCGCCGACCCGGTGAAGGCTGAGCCAGCTCCCACCGCTCCGGCCGTCCCCGACCCCGTTGCCCAGCCCCCCGGCGACACGGCCCCGCCAGTCACCGGTCCATCCAAAGCTGATCCGGTTAACCCTGAGCCAGCCATTCCTGATCTGGCCCCCACCGACCCAGCCCCCACCGACCCAGTCCCCGTCGACCCAGCTCCTGTCAAGACAGACCCGGCCACCTCCGGAGACGGCAAATGA
- a CDS encoding GNAT family N-acetyltransferase gives MSAGGFVIRDLVSAPEMQVLEDIQRAAWGYPETEVHPGNIFRIHAHVGGVVAAAFPATPAGEVAGEAFGFVYGFPAYREGRLWHHSHMLALRPEWRGSGAALALKLHQARRARGMGLKLITWTFDPLVARNARFNLGKLGARAVSYHPEWYVSAFLPADRLMVEWELPHLDLTEPDLAGPDLLGQHSQPVPVPGQPRVLKAQGQAPGVPDLSADAPSLLAEVPLDAFALPDPLPLAWRLALREVLGHYLGVGYAVTDLLRQGERAFYLLER, from the coding sequence TTGAGCGCGGGCGGGTTCGTCATCCGCGACCTCGTCAGTGCCCCGGAGATGCAGGTGCTCGAAGACATCCAGCGCGCCGCCTGGGGCTACCCTGAGACTGAGGTGCATCCAGGCAACATCTTCCGCATTCACGCGCATGTCGGCGGGGTGGTGGCGGCGGCCTTCCCGGCGACGCCAGCAGGGGAAGTGGCAGGCGAGGCGTTCGGCTTCGTGTACGGCTTCCCTGCGTACCGGGAGGGCCGCCTCTGGCACCACTCGCACATGCTGGCGCTGCGGCCCGAGTGGCGCGGCTCCGGGGCGGCACTGGCCCTCAAGCTGCACCAGGCCCGGCGTGCCCGCGGGATGGGCCTGAAGCTCATTACCTGGACCTTCGACCCGCTCGTCGCCCGCAACGCCCGCTTCAATCTGGGCAAACTGGGCGCGCGGGCTGTGTCGTACCATCCGGAGTGGTACGTCTCTGCGTTCTTGCCTGCCGACCGCCTGATGGTGGAGTGGGAGTTGCCCCACCTTGACCTCACTGAACCGGACCTGGCTGGACCGGACCTCCTGGGGCAGCACTCCCAGCCCGTTCCCGTACCCGGCCAACCCAGAGTGCTGAAAGCGCAGGGTCAGGCTCCCGGTGTGCCTGATTTGAGTGCCGACGCGCCCAGCCTGCTGGCCGAGGTGCCGCTCGACGCCTTCGCACTGCCCGACCCGCTGCCGCTGGCCTGGCGGCTGGCGCTGCGGGAAGTGCTGGGCCACTACCTCGGCGTGGGCTACGCCGTCACCGACCTGTTGCGGCAGGGGGAGCGGGCGTTTTACCTGCTGGAGCGCTAA
- the menC gene encoding o-succinylbenzoate synthase: MLIIERAEIYLLRLPLKFRFETSFGVQTDKQVPLLLLHGGGLTGLSEGVMEALPMYREETITGALGFLTGAALPAVLNQRFANPEAVGAALEPWRGNRMARAMVEMAAWDLWARQLGLPLWQLLGGNKTEVEVGVSLGIQASAQATVESVAKHAAEGYRRIKLKIKPGWDVEPVRAVRQAFADLHLTVDANSAYTLADVARLQALDEFGLDYIEQPLAWDDLHDHATLQAHLKTPICLDESIASAADTRKALTHAAGRVINLKVGRVGGHSEARRVHDVAQAFGVPVWCGGMLESGVGRAHNIHLSTLPNFSKPGDTSSASRYFATDTVNEPLEAENGLMPVPPGPGIGVSLNREFVEANADYHQEFSL, from the coding sequence ATGCTGATCATCGAACGTGCCGAGATTTATCTGCTGAGGCTGCCGCTCAAGTTCCGCTTCGAGACCAGCTTTGGGGTGCAGACCGACAAGCAGGTGCCGCTGCTGCTGCTGCACGGCGGCGGCCTGACCGGCCTCTCCGAGGGCGTGATGGAAGCCCTGCCGATGTACCGCGAGGAGACCATCACGGGCGCGCTCGGCTTTCTGACCGGGGCGGCCCTGCCTGCCGTGCTGAACCAGCGCTTCGCCAACCCCGAGGCGGTGGGCGCGGCGCTTGAGCCCTGGCGCGGCAACCGGATGGCCAGGGCGATGGTCGAGATGGCGGCCTGGGATCTGTGGGCGCGGCAACTCGGGCTGCCGCTGTGGCAACTGCTGGGCGGCAACAAGACGGAAGTGGAGGTGGGCGTGTCGCTGGGTATTCAGGCGTCGGCCCAGGCGACCGTGGAAAGTGTCGCCAAGCACGCGGCGGAAGGCTACCGCCGCATCAAGCTCAAGATCAAGCCCGGCTGGGACGTGGAGCCGGTGCGGGCGGTGCGCCAGGCTTTTGCTGATCTGCATCTCACGGTGGACGCCAACAGCGCCTACACGCTGGCCGACGTGGCCCGGCTACAAGCGCTCGACGAGTTCGGCCTCGACTACATCGAGCAGCCGCTGGCCTGGGACGATCTGCACGACCACGCCACCTTGCAGGCCCATCTGAAAACGCCGATCTGCCTCGACGAGAGCATCGCCAGCGCCGCTGACACCCGCAAGGCGCTGACCCACGCCGCCGGGCGGGTCATCAATCTGAAGGTGGGCCGGGTCGGAGGCCACAGCGAGGCGCGGCGCGTACATGACGTGGCGCAGGCGTTCGGGGTGCCGGTCTGGTGCGGCGGAATGCTGGAGAGCGGAGTGGGCCGGGCGCATAACATTCACCTCTCGACCCTGCCGAATTTCAGCAAGCCGGGCGACACGTCCAGTGCCAGCCGCTACTTCGCCACCGACACCGTCAACGAACCGCTGGAAGCCGAGAACGGGTTGATGCCGGTGCCGCCCGGTCCCGGTATCGGGGTCAGTCTCAACCGCGAGTTCGTGGAAGCCAACGCCGACTATCATCAGGAATTCAGTCTTTGA
- a CDS encoding DUF1684 domain-containing protein: MSHPAQQDWLGNLEEFRARKDTFFRSGRGPVKDVGSFTGLSYFPPDPAWNLRLKVDRLPAAAVTLVTSTPGETQSFITWGTAELPGGERLILYARADEVAPAALFVPFRDATSGHTTYGAGRYLDVPLFGNTAELDFNRAYHPYCAYSDAWTCPLPPAENWLRSAVGAGEKLPELP, encoded by the coding sequence GTGAGCCACCCGGCACAGCAGGACTGGCTGGGCAACTTAGAGGAGTTCCGCGCCCGCAAGGACACTTTCTTTCGCAGCGGACGCGGGCCTGTGAAAGATGTGGGCAGCTTTACTGGGCTGAGCTATTTTCCGCCCGACCCGGCCTGGAACCTGCGGCTGAAGGTGGACCGTCTGCCCGCTGCCGCCGTGACGCTGGTCACCAGCACGCCCGGCGAGACCCAGTCTTTTATCACCTGGGGCACAGCCGAGTTGCCCGGCGGCGAGCGCCTGATCTTGTATGCCCGCGCGGATGAGGTTGCCCCGGCGGCGCTGTTCGTGCCGTTCCGGGACGCGACCAGCGGCCACACCACCTACGGTGCGGGCCGCTACCTCGACGTGCCGCTCTTCGGCAATACTGCCGAACTGGATTTCAACCGCGCCTACCACCCCTACTGCGCTTACAGCGACGCCTGGACCTGCCCCCTGCCGCCTGCCGAGAACTGGCTGAGGAGCGCGGTGGGAGCAGGGGAGAAGCTGCCTGAGCTGCCTTAG
- a CDS encoding ComF family protein has translation MPRPCPGCGAALGRESGLCRACRAELRPRLERHSMLSNAVTPHLVILGEHRAVLRRAARELKYGGHRDLAQVLGAALARGVPDEWHLKAVSAVPMHAGRQRQRRFNHAELLARCVASELGLPYQESLRRTRATTQQAKLSGQARLGNLIGAFSARGQGLSLSGAGLSQPLLMVDDVMTTGATLRACRDALAEGGVTEVFYAVLTR, from the coding sequence TTGCCGCGCCCCTGTCCCGGCTGCGGAGCGGCGCTGGGCCGGGAGAGCGGGCTGTGCAGGGCTTGCCGGGCCGAGTTGCGCCCACGCCTGGAACGCCACTCGATGCTCAGCAATGCCGTCACGCCGCATCTGGTGATTCTGGGCGAGCACAGGGCGGTCCTGCGCCGCGCTGCCCGTGAGCTGAAATACGGCGGCCACCGCGATCTGGCGCAGGTCTTGGGAGCAGCACTGGCACGCGGCGTGCCGGATGAATGGCATCTGAAGGCGGTGAGCGCCGTACCGATGCACGCGGGCCGTCAGCGTCAGCGCCGCTTCAACCACGCCGAGCTGCTGGCCCGCTGCGTCGCCAGTGAGCTGGGTTTGCCCTACCAGGAAAGCCTGCGCCGCACCCGGGCCACCACCCAGCAGGCCAAGCTCAGCGGCCAGGCCCGCCTTGGCAACCTGATCGGCGCATTCTCGGCGCGGGGCCAGGGCCTGAGCTTATCGGGAGCCGGACTCTCGCAACCCCTGCTGATGGTCGATGATGTGATGACCACTGGCGCAACCCTGCGCGCCTGCCGCGACGCGCTGGCCGAGGGCGGCGTGACCGAAGTGTTTTACGCGGTGCTGACCCGCTAA